The Synechococcus sp. UW69 DNA segment CCATGGTTGTGGAAGGCGATGACCAGACGCTCCAGCAGATGACCAAACAGCTGGACAAACTGGTGAATGTGCTTCAGGTGTTGGACCTCACCCAGCGACCCGCTGTGGAACGGGAGTTGATGCTGCTGAAAGTCTCAGCACCGGCTGCATCCCGGAGCGCTGTTTTCGAACTCGTTCAGGTCTTTAGGGCCAAGGTCGTGGATGTGGCCGATGAAGCCATGACCCTGGAAGTGGTGGGAGATCCCGGGAAACTGGTAGCCCTGGAACGGTTAATGGCTCCTTTCGGAATTCTCGAAATTGCCCGCACCGGCAAGGTGGCGCTCGAGCGGGCTTCAGGGGTGAACACAGAAATGCTGAAGGTGTCCCCGAGCCAGAGCCGGGTCCCGGCCTGAGTTCACTCCTTTAGCGCTGCCTTGGTGATGCGATCTCCCTGCTGAATCGCATCCACCACATCCATGCCGTCCACGACACGGCCGAAGACGGCGTAACGACCATCCAGTTCCGGCAAGGGGCGCAAAGCCACATAAAACTGTGCACTAGCGGAATCCGGCGCCTGGGAACGGGCCATGGCCACGGCCCCCCGTTCATGGTTCAGCTCCAGACCATCCAGGTCAGCGGGATTGGTGCTGACCCTGCTGTATCGGGGCTGCGTCTCCGATCGAAACTTGATTTCGAGGGGGATCATCCGAGCTTGACCATTGGCGGGGTCAACAAAGCTGCCCGTTCCGAGCTGCCCCAAGGGAACGGATCGATCGCTGGATTGCGGATCCCCCCCTTGGACAACAAAGGGAACAGGCTCGCGCACAACACGATGAAACATCGTTCCGTCGTAGGTGCCGCGCCTCACCAGATCAACAAAATTTCCGGAGGTGAGCGGTGCAGCATCTCCGTTCACTTCAATCGTGAACTCGCCCTGGCTCGTCTGCATGGTGATGGTGGCCAGCCCCTGCAGGCAGGCCGCCTGAGCATCAGCGCAGCCCGTCACGACGGAGGCACGCGGAGAGGGGCTGCAACTCACCAGCAGGGGGATGAGAAACAGCAGCGTCCACAAACGAAAACGACGCATCGGATCAGAGCCCCTCGAGATTGACGCCAAGGAAGCGGGCCAGCTCAGCACCGTCCTGCTCCAACTGCGCCAGAGGCAGCGGTTCGCCGACGCGGGTCAGTGGCATGTCACGTCTTCCCTGAATTCTCAGGGCAACACGACGTCGAGCATTAAAGCCATCACGCACCTCGACTTTCACGGCCTTCACGTCCTTAAGAGGGATCTCCACCAGAACGGGCTTGCGGAAACCGCGACGGCTAATCGTCACCACACCGGCGTCCTTGTCGAACCGGTTACTGCCGCCGCCGACATTCACACCGATGACGTACCAGAGATAGGTGGCCAGCAACGCCGCAGCGAGGCTGTACAACCCCATGACCAGCCCCTGCGGCACGAACACCAAAGCAGCTGGATGGCCCAGAGGCAGGAGATCACGACCGAGATAA contains these protein-coding regions:
- the ilvN gene encoding acetolactate synthase small subunit; amino-acid sequence: MKHTLSVVVEDESGALSRIAGLFARRGFNIDSLAVGPAEAEGQSRLTMVVEGDDQTLQQMTKQLDKLVNVLQVLDLTQRPAVERELMLLKVSAPAASRSAVFELVQVFRAKVVDVADEAMTLEVVGDPGKLVALERLMAPFGILEIARTGKVALERASGVNTEMLKVSPSQSRVPA
- a CDS encoding photosystem I assembly protein Ycf4 gives rise to the protein MSAAVLEQTVLGSRRLSNYLVASAVTIGGVGFLLASLSSYLGRDLLPLGHPAALVFVPQGLVMGLYSLAAALLATYLWYVIGVNVGGGSNRFDKDAGVVTISRRGFRKPVLVEIPLKDVKAVKVEVRDGFNARRRVALRIQGRRDMPLTRVGEPLPLAQLEQDGAELARFLGVNLEGL
- a CDS encoding peptidylprolyl isomerase, which produces MRRFRLWTLLFLIPLLVSCSPSPRASVVTGCADAQAACLQGLATITMQTSQGEFTIEVNGDAAPLTSGNFVDLVRRGTYDGTMFHRVVREPVPFVVQGGDPQSSDRSVPLGQLGTGSFVDPANGQARMIPLEIKFRSETQPRYSRVSTNPADLDGLELNHERGAVAMARSQAPDSASAQFYVALRPLPELDGRYAVFGRVVDGMDVVDAIQQGDRITKAALKE